The following proteins come from a genomic window of Rattus norvegicus strain BN/NHsdMcwi chromosome 8, GRCr8, whole genome shotgun sequence:
- the Rpp25 gene encoding ribonuclease P protein subunit p25: protein MENFRKVRSEEAPAGDGDEGGSPSSGPFADLAPGAVHMRVKEGSKIRNLLAFATASMAQPATRAIVFSGCGRATTKTVTCAEILKRRLAGLHQVTRLRYRSVREVWQSLPPGPTPGQTPSDPAASLSVLKNVPSLAILLSKDALDPRQLGYQPPNLSPGPSSPPTVSTSKRSLGESAAGEGTAKRSQPEPEAENEDRTA, encoded by the coding sequence ATGGAGAACTTCCGTAAGGTGCGCTCGGAGGAGGCGCCGGCGGGGGACGGTGATGAGGGTGGCAGCCCGAGCTCTGGCCCTTTTGCAGATCTGGCGCCTGGTGCTGTACACATGCGGGTCAAGGAGGGCAGCAAGATCCGCAACCTGCTGGCCTTCGCCACCGCTAGCATGGCGCAGCCAGCCACGCGCGCCATCGTCTTCAGCGGCTGCGGCCGGGCCACCACCAAGACCGTCACGTGCGCCGAGATTCTCAAGCGCCGCCTGGCGGGCTTACACCAGGTCACGCGGCTGCGCTACAGGAGCGTGCGCGAGGTGTGGCAGAGCCTCCCGCCTGGGCCCACACCGGGTCAGACGCCCAGCGATCCGGCCGCCAGTCTCAGTGTACTTAAGAATGTACCGAGCCTCGCCATCCTACTTTCAAAGGACGCACTGGATCCACGACAGCTTGGCTACCAGCCCCCGAACCTCAGTCCTGGTCCTTCGTCCCCTCCTACCGTGTCGACGTCCAAGAGGAGCCTGGGGGAATCTGCAGCTGGAGAAGGCACAGCTAAGCGGTCTCAGCCTGAGCCAGAGGCTGAGAATGAGGACCGGACTGCCTGA